The Gallus gallus isolate bGalGal1 chromosome 28, bGalGal1.mat.broiler.GRCg7b, whole genome shotgun sequence genome has a segment encoding these proteins:
- the SHC2 gene encoding SHC-transforming protein 2 isoform X3, giving the protein MLPEPKYDRFRDEPLRAAARPRHPPAVPMPAPAPAHPGAAPGLAQPCPAAGEEPEAGTTFCMLLPRMPQWKFPGPGGFLSRSPSGSSKELSSPAKAGGAVEPGGATSSLAAVLGACEPGCSAPCSLQVMSRLRGGAGAARKAARVEGARPAGDEWNRKGSFINKPAQGWLHPDERVLGPGVSYIVRYMGCIEVLRSMRSLDFNTRTQVTREAINRLYEAVPGVKGIWKKKAPSKALFSILGKSNLRFAGMSIAVNISIDGLNLMIPTTRQIIANHHMQSISFASGGDMDTTDYVAYVAKDPINQRACHILECCDGLAQSVINTVGQAFELRFKQYLHSPPKAVVPPDRVLGMEESAWGEDDEAAEHDYYNSIPGKEPPPGGLIDSRLQHSAFPGRIRVQPSHQGGLALRRELSSQPGQPWDPENQGQSCDGYLQADGHPLVPRDYEEHMYVNTQSLESDATHTAPEESPKKDLFDMRPFEDALKLHRCIAGSNVSPPIEDQWPSPPTRKAPIAPTEEQLRREPWYHGKMSRRDAEKLLQMDGDFLVRDSITNPGQYVLTGMHSGQPKHLLLVDPEGVVRTKDVLFESISHLISHHRQNEQPIVAAESELHLRQVVQRKQ; this is encoded by the exons aTGCTCCCCGAGCCCAAGTATGACCGCTTTCGCGACGAGCCGCTGAGGGCCGCGGCCCGGCCGCGCCATCCTCCGGCCGTCCCTATGCCGGCCCCGGCACCCGCGCATCCCGGTGCGGCCCCGGGGCTGGCACAGCCGTGCCCGGCGGCGGGCGAGGAGCCGGAGGCGGGTACCACgttctgcatgctgctgcctcGGATGCCCCAATGGAAGTTTCCCGGTCCCGGCGGTTTCCTCAGCCGCAGCCCTTCGGGTTCCAGCAAGGAGCTTTCCTCGCCGGCCAAAGCGGGAGGAGCCGTGGAGCCCGGGGGggccacgtccagcctggccgCCGTGCTGGGAGCCTGCGAGCCGGGCTGCTCGGCTCCGTGCTCGCTGCAGGTGATGAGCCGGCtgcgcggcggggccggggccgccaGGAAAGCGGCGAGGGTGGAGGGAGCCCGGCCGGCCGGGGACGAGTGGAACCGCAAGGGCAGCTTCATCAACAAGCCGGCCCAGGGCTGGCTGCATCCCGACGAGCGGGTGCTGGGTCCTGGCGTCTCCTACATCGTCAGG TACATGGGGTGCATCGAGGTGCTGCGCTCCATGAGATCCCTCGACTTCAACACACGGACGCAGGTCACCAG AGAAGCCATCAACAGACTGTACGAGGCAGTGCCGGGTGTGAAGGGCATCTGGAAGAAGAAG GCTCCCAGCAAAGCCCTCTTCTCCATCCTGGGGAAGAGCAACCTCCGCTTCGCAGGCATGAGCATCGCTGTCAACATCTCCATTGATGGCCTGAACCTCATGATCCCTACCACACGTCAG ATCATCGCCAACCACCACATGCAGTCCATCTCCTTTGCCTCCGGTGGGGACATG GACACCACGGACTACGTCGCCTACGTCGCCAAGGACCCCATCAACCAGAGAG CCTGCCACATCTTGGAGTGCTGCGATGGGTTGGCGCAGAGCGTCATCAACACGGTGGGACAGGCCTTTGAGCTGCGCTTCAAGCAGTACCTGCACAGCCCACCCAAGGCGGTGGTACCCCCGGACAG ggtgctggggatggaggagTCGGCGTGGGGGGAGGATGACGAGGCGGCCGAGCATGATTACTACAACAGCATCCCGGGCAAGGAGCCGCCCCCGGGGGGGCTGATCGACTCCCGCCTCCAGCACAGTGCATTCCCCGGCCGCATCCGCGTTCAGCCCTCTCACCAG GGTGGGTTAGCACTCAGACGAGAGCTGTCGAGCCAACCAGGGCAGCCCTGGGACCCAGAGAACCAGG GCCAGTCCTGCGATGGGTATCTGCAGGCAGACGGGCACCCCCTGGTGCCACGGGACTATGAGGAGCACATGTATGTGAACACACAGAGCCTGGAATCGGATGCCACTCACACAGCGCCAGAGGAGAGCCCCAAAAAGGACCTTTTTGATATGA GGCCTTTCGAAGATGCCCTGAAGCTCCACAGGTGCATTGCTGGGAGCAACGTCAGTCCCCCCATCGAGGACCAGTGGCCGAGTCCCCCCACGAGGAAGGCTCCCATAGCCCCCAcggaggagcagctgagacGGGAGCCGTGGTACCACGGGAAGATGAGCCGACGGGATGCTGAGAAGCTCCTGCAGATGGATGGGGACTTCCTGGTGAGGGACAGTATCACCAACCCAGGGCAGTACGTTCTGACGGGCATGCATAGCGGGCAGCCCAAGCACCTGCTGCTGGTGGATCCCGAGGGAGTG GTGAGGACGAAGGATGTGCTCTTTGAGAGCATCAGCCACCTCATCAGCCACCACCGGCAGAACGAGCAGCCCATCGTGGC
- the LOC428335 gene encoding hippocampus abundant transcript 1 protein isoform X2 yields the protein MSKRQGIGEPSVYHAVVVIFLEFFAWGLLTTPMLTVLHQTFPQHTFLMNGLIHGVKGLLSFLSAPLIGALSDVWGRKSFLLLTVFFTCAPIPLMKISPWWYFAVISMSGVFAVTFSVIFAYVADITQEHERSTAYGLVSATFAASLVTSPAIGAYLSQAYGDTLVVVLASGVALLDIGFILLAVPESLPEEMRPVSWGAPISWEQADPFASLRKVGQDSTVLLICITVFLSYLPEAGQYSSFFLYLRQVIGFSSETVAAFIGVVGILSILAQTVVLGILMRSIGNKNTILLGLGFQILQLAWYGFGSQPWMMWAAGAVAAMSSITFPAISAMVSRNADPDQQGVVQGMITGIRGLCNGLGPALYGFVFYLFHVELNEMAEVETLGKASKPNMANPTDESSIIPGPPFLFGACSVLLSLLVALFIPEHNLTLRSGSHKKHNNGAQTHTHSPQAGASDGKEPLLEDSSV from the exons ATGTCAAAG CGACAGGGGATTGGAGAGCCCAGCGTGTACCACGCAGTGGTGGTGATTTTCCTGGAGTTCTTTGCCTGGGGTTTACTGACCACTCCAATGCTGACG GTATTACACCAGACTTTTCCTCAGCATACGTTCTTGATGAATGGTCTGATTCATGGAGTCAAG ggtctgctttcttttctaagtGCCCCACTGATTGGTGCTCTCTCTGATGTCTGGGGCAGGaaatccttcctcctcctcactgtcTTCTTCACATGTGCACCAATTCCCCTTATGAAGATCAGTCCGTG GTGGtattttgctgtcatttccatGTCTGGAGTCTTTGCTGTCAccttttcagtgatttttgcCTATGTTGCTGATATCACACAGGAGCATGAACGCAGTACAGCATATGGCCTG GTGTCAGCCACATTTGCTGCTAGTCTGGTTACAAGCCCAGCAATTGGTGCATACCTTTCCCAAGCCTATGGTGATACACTAGTAGTTGTGCTAGCTTCAGGTGTTGCTTTGCTGGATATTGGTTTcatcctgctggctgtgccagAATCTCTGCCAGAAGAGATGCGTCCAGTCTCCTGGGGAGCTCCAATCTCTTGGGAACAAGCAGACCCATTTGCT TCTTTGAGGAAAGTGGGTCAGGACTCTACAGTGCTGCTCATCTGTATCACTGTCTTTCTCTCCTACCTTCCTGAAGCTGGCCAGTACTCCAGTTTTTTCCTGTACCTACGACAG GTCATTGGTTTTTCCTCAGAGACTGTGGCAGCGTTTATTGGTGTCGTTGGAATTCTCTCTATACTGGCTCAG ACAGTAGTGTTGGGAATTCTCATGCGTtcaataggaaataaaaacaccatCCTGCTGGGACTAGGCTTCCAGATCCTGCAGCTTGCCTGGTATGGCTTTGGATCACAGCCTTG GATGATGTgggcagcaggggctgtggctgccatgTCTAGCATCACCTTCCCAGCCATCAGCGCCATGGTGTCTAGGAATGCAGACCCTGACCAGCAGG GTGTAGTGCAGGGGATGATCACTGGAATTCGGGGTCTGTGTAATGGCCTGGGGCCAGCTCTCTATGGCTTTGTCTTCTATCTCTTCCATGTGGAATTGAATGAAATGGCTGAGGTGGAAACTTTGGGTAAGGCCTCCAAACCCAACATGGCCAACCCAACAGATGAG AGCAGCATTATCCCAGGGCCTCCTTTCCTGTTTGGAGCTTGTTCTGTCTTGCTGTCACTCCTGGTGGCCTTGTTCATTCCAGAACACAACCTTACCCTGAGATCAGGCAGCCACAAAAAACACAATAACGGAGCCCAGACCCACACCCACAGCCCACAGGCTGGAGCTTCAGATGGCAAGGAGCCCCTGCTTGAGGACAGCAGCGTATGA
- the SHC2 gene encoding SHC-transforming protein 2 isoform X1, with the protein MLPEPKYDRFRDEPLRAAARPRHPPAVPMPAPAPAHPGAAPGLAQPCPAAGEEPEAGTTFCMLLPRMPQWKFPGPGGFLSRSPSGSSKELSSPAKAGGAVEPGGATSSLAAVLGACEPGCSAPCSLQVMSRLRGGAGAARKAARVEGARPAGDEWNRKGSFINKPAQGWLHPDERVLGPGVSYIVRYMGCIEVLRSMRSLDFNTRTQVTREAINRLYEAVPGVKGIWKKKAPSKALFSILGKSNLRFAGMSIAVNISIDGLNLMIPTTRQIIANHHMQSISFASGGDMQQDMSPKHPLCPQDTTDYVAYVAKDPINQRACHILECCDGLAQSVINTVGQAFELRFKQYLHSPPKAVVPPDRVLGMEESAWGEDDEAAEHDYYNSIPGKEPPPGGLIDSRLQHSAFPGRIRVQPSHQGGLALRRELSSQPGQPWDPENQGQSCDGYLQADGHPLVPRDYEEHMYVNTQSLESDATHTAPEESPKKDLFDMRPFEDALKLHRCIAGSNVSPPIEDQWPSPPTRKAPIAPTEEQLRREPWYHGKMSRRDAEKLLQMDGDFLVRDSITNPGQYVLTGMHSGQPKHLLLVDPEGVVRTKDVLFESISHLISHHRQNEQPIVAAESELHLRQVVQRKQ; encoded by the exons aTGCTCCCCGAGCCCAAGTATGACCGCTTTCGCGACGAGCCGCTGAGGGCCGCGGCCCGGCCGCGCCATCCTCCGGCCGTCCCTATGCCGGCCCCGGCACCCGCGCATCCCGGTGCGGCCCCGGGGCTGGCACAGCCGTGCCCGGCGGCGGGCGAGGAGCCGGAGGCGGGTACCACgttctgcatgctgctgcctcGGATGCCCCAATGGAAGTTTCCCGGTCCCGGCGGTTTCCTCAGCCGCAGCCCTTCGGGTTCCAGCAAGGAGCTTTCCTCGCCGGCCAAAGCGGGAGGAGCCGTGGAGCCCGGGGGggccacgtccagcctggccgCCGTGCTGGGAGCCTGCGAGCCGGGCTGCTCGGCTCCGTGCTCGCTGCAGGTGATGAGCCGGCtgcgcggcggggccggggccgccaGGAAAGCGGCGAGGGTGGAGGGAGCCCGGCCGGCCGGGGACGAGTGGAACCGCAAGGGCAGCTTCATCAACAAGCCGGCCCAGGGCTGGCTGCATCCCGACGAGCGGGTGCTGGGTCCTGGCGTCTCCTACATCGTCAGG TACATGGGGTGCATCGAGGTGCTGCGCTCCATGAGATCCCTCGACTTCAACACACGGACGCAGGTCACCAG AGAAGCCATCAACAGACTGTACGAGGCAGTGCCGGGTGTGAAGGGCATCTGGAAGAAGAAG GCTCCCAGCAAAGCCCTCTTCTCCATCCTGGGGAAGAGCAACCTCCGCTTCGCAGGCATGAGCATCGCTGTCAACATCTCCATTGATGGCCTGAACCTCATGATCCCTACCACACGTCAG ATCATCGCCAACCACCACATGCAGTCCATCTCCTTTGCCTCCGGTGGGGACATG CAGCAGGACATGAGCCCCAAACACCCTCTGTGTCCCCAGGACACCACGGACTACGTCGCCTACGTCGCCAAGGACCCCATCAACCAGAGAG CCTGCCACATCTTGGAGTGCTGCGATGGGTTGGCGCAGAGCGTCATCAACACGGTGGGACAGGCCTTTGAGCTGCGCTTCAAGCAGTACCTGCACAGCCCACCCAAGGCGGTGGTACCCCCGGACAG ggtgctggggatggaggagTCGGCGTGGGGGGAGGATGACGAGGCGGCCGAGCATGATTACTACAACAGCATCCCGGGCAAGGAGCCGCCCCCGGGGGGGCTGATCGACTCCCGCCTCCAGCACAGTGCATTCCCCGGCCGCATCCGCGTTCAGCCCTCTCACCAG GGTGGGTTAGCACTCAGACGAGAGCTGTCGAGCCAACCAGGGCAGCCCTGGGACCCAGAGAACCAGG GCCAGTCCTGCGATGGGTATCTGCAGGCAGACGGGCACCCCCTGGTGCCACGGGACTATGAGGAGCACATGTATGTGAACACACAGAGCCTGGAATCGGATGCCACTCACACAGCGCCAGAGGAGAGCCCCAAAAAGGACCTTTTTGATATGA GGCCTTTCGAAGATGCCCTGAAGCTCCACAGGTGCATTGCTGGGAGCAACGTCAGTCCCCCCATCGAGGACCAGTGGCCGAGTCCCCCCACGAGGAAGGCTCCCATAGCCCCCAcggaggagcagctgagacGGGAGCCGTGGTACCACGGGAAGATGAGCCGACGGGATGCTGAGAAGCTCCTGCAGATGGATGGGGACTTCCTGGTGAGGGACAGTATCACCAACCCAGGGCAGTACGTTCTGACGGGCATGCATAGCGGGCAGCCCAAGCACCTGCTGCTGGTGGATCCCGAGGGAGTG GTGAGGACGAAGGATGTGCTCTTTGAGAGCATCAGCCACCTCATCAGCCACCACCGGCAGAACGAGCAGCCCATCGTGGC
- the SHC2 gene encoding SHC-transforming protein 2 isoform X2 encodes MLPEPKYDRFRDEPLRAAARPRHPPAVPMPAPAPAHPGAAPGLAQPCPAAGEEPEAGTTFCMLLPRMPQWKFPGPGGFLSRSPSGSSKELSSPAKAGGAVEPGGATSSLAAVLGACEPGCSAPCSLQVMSRLRGGAGAARKAARVEGARPAGDEWNRKGSFINKPAQGWLHPDERVLGPGVSYIVRYMGCIEVLRSMRSLDFNTRTQVTREAINRLYEAVPGVKGIWKKKAPSKALFSILGKSNLRFAGMSIAVNISIDGLNLMIPTTRQIIANHHMQSISFASGGDMQDMSPKHPLCPQDTTDYVAYVAKDPINQRACHILECCDGLAQSVINTVGQAFELRFKQYLHSPPKAVVPPDRVLGMEESAWGEDDEAAEHDYYNSIPGKEPPPGGLIDSRLQHSAFPGRIRVQPSHQGGLALRRELSSQPGQPWDPENQGQSCDGYLQADGHPLVPRDYEEHMYVNTQSLESDATHTAPEESPKKDLFDMRPFEDALKLHRCIAGSNVSPPIEDQWPSPPTRKAPIAPTEEQLRREPWYHGKMSRRDAEKLLQMDGDFLVRDSITNPGQYVLTGMHSGQPKHLLLVDPEGVVRTKDVLFESISHLISHHRQNEQPIVAAESELHLRQVVQRKQ; translated from the exons aTGCTCCCCGAGCCCAAGTATGACCGCTTTCGCGACGAGCCGCTGAGGGCCGCGGCCCGGCCGCGCCATCCTCCGGCCGTCCCTATGCCGGCCCCGGCACCCGCGCATCCCGGTGCGGCCCCGGGGCTGGCACAGCCGTGCCCGGCGGCGGGCGAGGAGCCGGAGGCGGGTACCACgttctgcatgctgctgcctcGGATGCCCCAATGGAAGTTTCCCGGTCCCGGCGGTTTCCTCAGCCGCAGCCCTTCGGGTTCCAGCAAGGAGCTTTCCTCGCCGGCCAAAGCGGGAGGAGCCGTGGAGCCCGGGGGggccacgtccagcctggccgCCGTGCTGGGAGCCTGCGAGCCGGGCTGCTCGGCTCCGTGCTCGCTGCAGGTGATGAGCCGGCtgcgcggcggggccggggccgccaGGAAAGCGGCGAGGGTGGAGGGAGCCCGGCCGGCCGGGGACGAGTGGAACCGCAAGGGCAGCTTCATCAACAAGCCGGCCCAGGGCTGGCTGCATCCCGACGAGCGGGTGCTGGGTCCTGGCGTCTCCTACATCGTCAGG TACATGGGGTGCATCGAGGTGCTGCGCTCCATGAGATCCCTCGACTTCAACACACGGACGCAGGTCACCAG AGAAGCCATCAACAGACTGTACGAGGCAGTGCCGGGTGTGAAGGGCATCTGGAAGAAGAAG GCTCCCAGCAAAGCCCTCTTCTCCATCCTGGGGAAGAGCAACCTCCGCTTCGCAGGCATGAGCATCGCTGTCAACATCTCCATTGATGGCCTGAACCTCATGATCCCTACCACACGTCAG ATCATCGCCAACCACCACATGCAGTCCATCTCCTTTGCCTCCGGTGGGGACATG CAGGACATGAGCCCCAAACACCCTCTGTGTCCCCAGGACACCACGGACTACGTCGCCTACGTCGCCAAGGACCCCATCAACCAGAGAG CCTGCCACATCTTGGAGTGCTGCGATGGGTTGGCGCAGAGCGTCATCAACACGGTGGGACAGGCCTTTGAGCTGCGCTTCAAGCAGTACCTGCACAGCCCACCCAAGGCGGTGGTACCCCCGGACAG ggtgctggggatggaggagTCGGCGTGGGGGGAGGATGACGAGGCGGCCGAGCATGATTACTACAACAGCATCCCGGGCAAGGAGCCGCCCCCGGGGGGGCTGATCGACTCCCGCCTCCAGCACAGTGCATTCCCCGGCCGCATCCGCGTTCAGCCCTCTCACCAG GGTGGGTTAGCACTCAGACGAGAGCTGTCGAGCCAACCAGGGCAGCCCTGGGACCCAGAGAACCAGG GCCAGTCCTGCGATGGGTATCTGCAGGCAGACGGGCACCCCCTGGTGCCACGGGACTATGAGGAGCACATGTATGTGAACACACAGAGCCTGGAATCGGATGCCACTCACACAGCGCCAGAGGAGAGCCCCAAAAAGGACCTTTTTGATATGA GGCCTTTCGAAGATGCCCTGAAGCTCCACAGGTGCATTGCTGGGAGCAACGTCAGTCCCCCCATCGAGGACCAGTGGCCGAGTCCCCCCACGAGGAAGGCTCCCATAGCCCCCAcggaggagcagctgagacGGGAGCCGTGGTACCACGGGAAGATGAGCCGACGGGATGCTGAGAAGCTCCTGCAGATGGATGGGGACTTCCTGGTGAGGGACAGTATCACCAACCCAGGGCAGTACGTTCTGACGGGCATGCATAGCGGGCAGCCCAAGCACCTGCTGCTGGTGGATCCCGAGGGAGTG GTGAGGACGAAGGATGTGCTCTTTGAGAGCATCAGCCACCTCATCAGCCACCACCGGCAGAACGAGCAGCCCATCGTGGC
- the LOC428335 gene encoding hippocampus abundant transcript 1 protein, whose protein sequence is MTGEKKKKKRLNRSVLLAKKIVIRDGAGRQGIGEPSVYHAVVVIFLEFFAWGLLTTPMLTVLHQTFPQHTFLMNGLIHGVKGLLSFLSAPLIGALSDVWGRKSFLLLTVFFTCAPIPLMKISPWWYFAVISMSGVFAVTFSVIFAYVADITQEHERSTAYGLVSATFAASLVTSPAIGAYLSQAYGDTLVVVLASGVALLDIGFILLAVPESLPEEMRPVSWGAPISWEQADPFASLRKVGQDSTVLLICITVFLSYLPEAGQYSSFFLYLRQVIGFSSETVAAFIGVVGILSILAQTVVLGILMRSIGNKNTILLGLGFQILQLAWYGFGSQPWMMWAAGAVAAMSSITFPAISAMVSRNADPDQQGVVQGMITGIRGLCNGLGPALYGFVFYLFHVELNEMAEVETLGKASKPNMANPTDESSIIPGPPFLFGACSVLLSLLVALFIPEHNLTLRSGSHKKHNNGAQTHTHSPQAGASDGKEPLLEDSSV, encoded by the exons ATGACCGGcgagaagaagaagaagaagcggCTCAACCGCAGCGTCCTGCTGGCCAAAAAGATCGTCATACGGGACGGGGCCGGC CGACAGGGGATTGGAGAGCCCAGCGTGTACCACGCAGTGGTGGTGATTTTCCTGGAGTTCTTTGCCTGGGGTTTACTGACCACTCCAATGCTGACG GTATTACACCAGACTTTTCCTCAGCATACGTTCTTGATGAATGGTCTGATTCATGGAGTCAAG ggtctgctttcttttctaagtGCCCCACTGATTGGTGCTCTCTCTGATGTCTGGGGCAGGaaatccttcctcctcctcactgtcTTCTTCACATGTGCACCAATTCCCCTTATGAAGATCAGTCCGTG GTGGtattttgctgtcatttccatGTCTGGAGTCTTTGCTGTCAccttttcagtgatttttgcCTATGTTGCTGATATCACACAGGAGCATGAACGCAGTACAGCATATGGCCTG GTGTCAGCCACATTTGCTGCTAGTCTGGTTACAAGCCCAGCAATTGGTGCATACCTTTCCCAAGCCTATGGTGATACACTAGTAGTTGTGCTAGCTTCAGGTGTTGCTTTGCTGGATATTGGTTTcatcctgctggctgtgccagAATCTCTGCCAGAAGAGATGCGTCCAGTCTCCTGGGGAGCTCCAATCTCTTGGGAACAAGCAGACCCATTTGCT TCTTTGAGGAAAGTGGGTCAGGACTCTACAGTGCTGCTCATCTGTATCACTGTCTTTCTCTCCTACCTTCCTGAAGCTGGCCAGTACTCCAGTTTTTTCCTGTACCTACGACAG GTCATTGGTTTTTCCTCAGAGACTGTGGCAGCGTTTATTGGTGTCGTTGGAATTCTCTCTATACTGGCTCAG ACAGTAGTGTTGGGAATTCTCATGCGTtcaataggaaataaaaacaccatCCTGCTGGGACTAGGCTTCCAGATCCTGCAGCTTGCCTGGTATGGCTTTGGATCACAGCCTTG GATGATGTgggcagcaggggctgtggctgccatgTCTAGCATCACCTTCCCAGCCATCAGCGCCATGGTGTCTAGGAATGCAGACCCTGACCAGCAGG GTGTAGTGCAGGGGATGATCACTGGAATTCGGGGTCTGTGTAATGGCCTGGGGCCAGCTCTCTATGGCTTTGTCTTCTATCTCTTCCATGTGGAATTGAATGAAATGGCTGAGGTGGAAACTTTGGGTAAGGCCTCCAAACCCAACATGGCCAACCCAACAGATGAG AGCAGCATTATCCCAGGGCCTCCTTTCCTGTTTGGAGCTTGTTCTGTCTTGCTGTCACTCCTGGTGGCCTTGTTCATTCCAGAACACAACCTTACCCTGAGATCAGGCAGCCACAAAAAACACAATAACGGAGCCCAGACCCACACCCACAGCCCACAGGCTGGAGCTTCAGATGGCAAGGAGCCCCTGCTTGAGGACAGCAGCGTATGA